Proteins from one Niallia circulans genomic window:
- the truB gene encoding tRNA pseudouridine(55) synthase TruB encodes MEGILPLWKPKGMTSHDCVFKLRKILRMKRIGHTGTLDPDVTGVLPICLGRATKVAEYITDAGKSYEGEVTIGYSTTTEDSSGEKVAEQKVEGSITREQVEEVLQSLTGVISQTPPMYSAVKVNGKRLYEYARAGIEVERPTRNVTIYTIELLEEWDSLSGDEISFRFKVDCSKGTYIRTLAVMIGERLGYPAHMSDLSRTRSATITLEDCLTLEQIEEAQSNGVLEQSLRPIEDALSYLPKYEINDTLAMRVRNGAVLETPSHLVDVDCPIAVFSEEGEALAIYIHHPSKEGMIKPSKILKVLE; translated from the coding sequence ATGGAAGGTATATTACCATTATGGAAGCCGAAGGGCATGACATCACATGATTGCGTATTTAAGCTTCGTAAAATATTACGTATGAAAAGAATCGGCCATACAGGTACGTTAGATCCTGATGTTACTGGTGTTCTTCCAATTTGTTTAGGAAGGGCAACAAAGGTTGCTGAATACATAACTGATGCTGGAAAGTCGTATGAAGGGGAGGTTACAATCGGATATTCTACGACAACAGAAGACAGCTCTGGAGAAAAGGTAGCAGAACAAAAGGTAGAAGGCAGTATTACAAGAGAACAGGTTGAAGAGGTTCTACAATCATTAACTGGTGTTATCTCACAAACACCGCCAATGTATTCTGCAGTCAAGGTAAATGGCAAAAGGCTTTATGAATATGCTAGAGCTGGAATAGAAGTAGAAAGACCGACAAGGAACGTAACAATTTATACAATTGAATTGCTTGAGGAATGGGATTCTCTTTCAGGTGATGAAATTTCCTTTCGTTTTAAGGTTGATTGCAGCAAGGGAACGTATATAAGAACACTTGCCGTAATGATTGGAGAAAGGCTTGGTTATCCGGCTCATATGTCGGATCTTTCTAGAACACGTTCTGCTACAATAACATTGGAAGATTGTCTTACATTGGAGCAGATTGAAGAGGCACAAAGCAATGGTGTATTGGAGCAAAGCTTAAGACCGATTGAGGATGCGCTTAGTTATTTGCCGAAATATGAAATAAATGATACATTAGCTATGAGAGTCAGGAACGGTGCAGTGCTAGAAACTCCTTCACATCTAGTAGATGTTGATTGTCCAATCGCAGTTTTTTCAGAAGAGGGAGAAGCTTTGGCCATATATATACATCATCCTTCTAAGGAAGGAATGATAAAACCATCTAAAATCTTGAAGGTATTGGAGTAG
- the dpaB gene encoding dipicolinate synthase subunit B, which translates to MSLQGKRIGFGISASHCTYAEVMPQVEKLVSLGAEVVPVVTGNVQNTDTRFGKGLEWIGKLEEVTGNEIIDSIVKAEPLGPKIPLDCMVIAPLTGNSMSKFANAMTDNAVLMAAKATLRNQKPVVLGISTNDALGLNGVNLMRLMATKHIYFIPFGQDDPIKKPNSMVARMSMLAETIAAAMEGNQIQPVIIEKFLD; encoded by the coding sequence ATGAGCTTACAAGGAAAACGAATTGGGTTCGGAATCTCTGCCTCCCACTGCACATATGCAGAAGTAATGCCACAAGTAGAAAAGCTTGTTAGTCTTGGAGCTGAAGTTGTGCCAGTTGTAACAGGCAATGTGCAAAATACAGATACAAGATTTGGAAAAGGGTTAGAATGGATCGGCAAACTGGAAGAAGTAACAGGTAATGAGATTATTGACAGCATTGTCAAAGCGGAGCCCCTTGGTCCAAAAATTCCGCTTGATTGTATGGTAATTGCCCCGCTAACCGGAAACAGCATGAGCAAATTCGCAAATGCTATGACAGACAATGCAGTACTTATGGCGGCAAAAGCAACATTAAGAAACCAAAAGCCAGTTGTTTTAGGGATATCAACAAATGATGCCTTAGGGCTAAATGGAGTTAACTTAATGCGCCTGATGGCAACAAAACATATTTATTTCATTCCTTTCGGCCAAGATGATCCAATCAAAAAGCCAAATTCCATGGTAGCAAGAATGAGTATGCTAGCTGAAACGATTGCTGCAGCAATGGAAGGGAATCAAATTCAGCCTGTCATCATCGAGAAATTTTTAGATTAG
- a CDS encoding M16 family metallopeptidase, with product MIKRYTCQNGVRIVLENIPTVRSVAIGVWIGTGSRNEDEKNNGVSHFLEHMFFKGTKTRNAREIAESFDSIGGQVNAFTSKEYTCYYAKVLDTHSDFALEVLADMFFHSTFEEGELKKEKNVVYEEIKMYEDTPDDIVHDLLSQAVYEKHPLGYPILGTEETLSTFNGDTLREYMFDHYTPENTVISIAGNITEAFIAEVEKYFGAFEAGKSEAVISAPAFHTNRVSRKKETEQAHLCLGYEGLKVGHEDMYSLISLNNILGGSMSSRLFQDVREQKGLAYSVFSYHSSFQDSGIVTIYGGTGAKQLDELYETIQTTLETLKRDGITEKELANSKEQLKGSLMLSLESTNSRMSRNGKNELLLGKHHTLDEIIAKIDKVSNADVNKMAHQIFTDSYSVSLISPDGKLPKSLL from the coding sequence TTGATTAAAAGATATACTTGCCAAAACGGTGTAAGAATAGTGCTGGAGAACATACCTACAGTCCGCTCTGTAGCTATTGGTGTATGGATAGGCACTGGGTCTAGAAATGAAGATGAAAAAAACAATGGAGTATCCCATTTTTTGGAGCACATGTTTTTTAAAGGAACAAAAACAAGGAATGCAAGAGAAATTGCAGAATCCTTTGATAGCATCGGCGGGCAAGTAAATGCATTTACTTCAAAAGAGTATACTTGCTACTATGCAAAAGTGCTTGATACACATTCTGATTTTGCACTAGAAGTTCTTGCAGACATGTTCTTCCATTCTACTTTTGAAGAGGGAGAGCTAAAGAAAGAAAAGAATGTTGTTTATGAAGAAATAAAAATGTATGAAGATACTCCTGATGATATTGTTCATGATTTATTAAGCCAGGCAGTCTATGAAAAGCATCCGCTTGGATATCCTATTTTAGGAACAGAGGAAACGTTAAGTACCTTTAATGGTGATACATTAAGAGAATATATGTTTGACCACTATACACCGGAAAACACGGTTATTTCCATTGCCGGAAATATAACAGAAGCCTTTATTGCGGAAGTGGAGAAGTACTTTGGCGCGTTTGAAGCAGGCAAAAGTGAAGCAGTAATCAGCGCACCTGCCTTCCATACAAACAGGGTTTCTCGTAAAAAGGAAACAGAACAGGCGCATCTTTGCCTTGGATATGAAGGACTAAAAGTTGGTCATGAGGACATGTACAGCTTGATATCTCTGAATAATATTTTGGGCGGAAGCATGAGCAGCCGATTATTCCAAGATGTAAGGGAGCAAAAGGGATTAGCGTATTCTGTCTTTTCCTATCATTCTTCCTTCCAAGACAGTGGAATTGTAACGATTTACGGAGGAACTGGTGCTAAGCAGCTTGATGAGCTGTATGAAACGATCCAGACAACGCTTGAGACTCTTAAACGAGACGGCATTACAGAAAAAGAGCTAGCAAACAGCAAAGAACAATTAAAAGGCAGCTTGATGTTAAGCTTGGAGAGCACAAACAGCAGAATGAGCCGAAACGGCAAAAATGAATTGCTGCTTGGTAAACATCATACACTAGACGAGATAATTGCGAAGATAGATAAGGTATCAAATGCAGATGTGAATAAAATGGCACATCAAATTTTCACTGATTCCTATTCTGTGTCACTTATCAGTCCAGACGGTAAACTGCCTAAAAGCCTTCTATAA
- the dpaA gene encoding dipicolinic acid synthetase subunit A has protein sequence MLTGMKIAIIGGDARQLEIVRKLTEQHAQLSLVGFEQLDHAFAGATKEKIDNVDFSMIDAIILPVKGTDLNGQVDTIFSNEKVFLTEEMLEKTPSHCTIYSGITNDYLNGIIKRTNTVLVQLFNRDDVAILNSIPTVEGTIMMAIQHTDTTIHGSNILVLGLGRVGMSVARTFHALGGKVKVAASESEHLARILEMGLTPIPLNELESAVCDIDICINTIPHLVVTSPVIEKMPLHTLIIDLASKPGGTDFQYAEKRGVKALLAPSLPGIVAPKTAGNILAEVLSQLLQEEWQSRKEQS, from the coding sequence ATGCTGACAGGGATGAAAATCGCCATTATCGGCGGCGATGCAAGGCAGCTCGAAATTGTCCGCAAACTGACAGAGCAGCATGCACAGCTTTCTTTAGTAGGCTTTGAACAGCTGGATCATGCTTTTGCTGGAGCTACAAAAGAAAAAATCGATAATGTAGATTTTTCAATGATTGATGCAATCATTCTGCCTGTTAAAGGAACCGATCTAAACGGACAGGTGGATACTATCTTTTCGAACGAAAAGGTTTTTTTAACAGAAGAAATGCTAGAAAAGACACCGTCCCATTGCACTATTTACTCGGGAATCACCAATGACTATTTAAATGGTATCATCAAAAGAACAAATACTGTGTTAGTTCAGTTGTTTAACAGGGATGATGTAGCAATACTGAACAGCATTCCAACAGTTGAAGGAACGATAATGATGGCCATTCAGCATACTGATACGACCATTCATGGCTCCAATATACTTGTTCTTGGCTTAGGGCGTGTTGGAATGAGTGTTGCAAGAACGTTTCATGCATTAGGAGGAAAGGTGAAGGTTGCCGCAAGTGAAAGTGAGCATCTGGCCAGAATATTGGAAATGGGTCTTACACCCATTCCGTTAAATGAATTAGAGAGTGCGGTTTGTGATATAGATATCTGCATTAATACAATTCCCCACCTTGTTGTCACATCCCCTGTCATTGAAAAGATGCCGCTGCATACTTTGATCATTGATCTCGCCTCAAAACCGGGAGGAACGGATTTTCAATATGCAGAAAAAAGAGGGGTAAAGGCGTTGCTTGCACCTAGTTTACCTGGAATTGTCGCGCCTAAGACTGCTGGGAATATCTTAGCAGAGGTACTATCACAGCTGCTGCAAGAAGAATGGCAAAGTCGAAAGGAGCAATCATAA
- the dapG gene encoding aspartate kinase, translating into MTKIVVQKFGGTSVRDEQSRNQAKEHIQDALANGQKVVVVVSAMGRKGEPYATDTLLSLIGGSESQLSKRENDLLLSCGEIISSVVFTQLLLENNIKATALTGAQAGFVTNDDFMNARILEMDCTRVHKELETYDVVVVAGFQGAAGNGDTTTLGRGGSDTSAAALGAALNAEVIDIFTDVEGIMTADPRIAENARPLSVVTYTEVCNMAYQGAKVIHPRAVEIAMQAEIPIRIRSTHSKGTGTLVTSSSHDNKGSDIKERPVTGIAHVANVTQIKVLAKKDQYDLQSQVFKAMANEEISVDFINISLNSVVYTVTDEMAKKATAVLQEMGYEPIVEKECAKVSVVGAGMAGVPGVTSKIVTALSNKGIRILQSADSHTTIWVLVKQEDLVRAVNVLHDSFELDKEQH; encoded by the coding sequence ATGACAAAAATAGTAGTACAAAAATTCGGTGGAACATCTGTAAGAGATGAACAAAGCCGCAATCAAGCTAAAGAGCATATACAAGATGCCTTAGCAAATGGCCAAAAAGTAGTAGTCGTCGTTTCCGCAATGGGAAGAAAAGGGGAACCGTATGCAACAGATACGCTTTTATCTCTTATCGGTGGTTCTGAGAGCCAGTTAAGCAAACGCGAAAATGACTTGCTATTGTCTTGTGGAGAAATCATTTCCAGTGTTGTATTTACACAGCTGTTACTGGAAAACAACATAAAAGCAACAGCACTTACAGGCGCTCAAGCCGGATTTGTTACAAATGATGATTTCATGAATGCAAGGATTCTTGAAATGGATTGCACACGCGTCCATAAAGAGCTTGAAACTTATGATGTCGTAGTTGTTGCAGGCTTCCAGGGTGCTGCTGGAAACGGTGATACAACAACATTGGGCAGAGGCGGAAGCGATACATCCGCTGCTGCATTAGGTGCTGCGTTGAATGCAGAAGTAATCGATATCTTCACAGATGTGGAAGGTATTATGACGGCAGATCCGCGCATTGCTGAAAATGCAAGACCACTTTCCGTTGTGACGTATACGGAGGTTTGCAATATGGCATATCAAGGTGCTAAAGTTATTCACCCAAGAGCGGTGGAGATTGCTATGCAGGCGGAAATTCCAATTCGCATCCGTTCCACACATTCAAAAGGAACTGGAACACTTGTAACATCAAGCAGCCATGATAATAAAGGCAGTGATATTAAAGAAAGACCTGTGACAGGAATTGCTCATGTTGCAAATGTAACGCAAATTAAAGTTCTTGCCAAAAAGGACCAGTATGATTTGCAATCTCAAGTATTTAAGGCTATGGCCAATGAAGAAATCAGCGTTGACTTCATTAATATTTCATTGAACAGCGTCGTATACACAGTAACAGATGAAATGGCAAAAAAAGCAACAGCTGTATTACAAGAAATGGGCTATGAGCCAATAGTAGAGAAAGAATGTGCAAAGGTGTCAGTGGTTGGAGCCGGCATGGCAGGCGTGCCTGGTGTTACTTCGAAAATTGTCACAGCACTTTCAAATAAAGGAATTCGCATTTTACAATCTGCGGATAGCCATACGACTATATGGGTCCTCGTTAAACAGGAGGATTTAGTCCGCGCTGTAAACGTATTGCATGATTCATTTGAATTAGATAAGGAACAGCATTAA
- a CDS encoding polysaccharide deacetylase family protein, with product MKRIIPMAGILLAAWIVVNNPLSNTYVASLVDNRESITVSKDSSNLLETIESNAKKYRVDAVDAKIDPVWKAIPGINGLEVDIKASYNKMKKDGVFDEHKLVYKQLKPEIHLNDLSASPIYKGNPEKEMVSFLINVAWGNEYLPDILATLKKQNVKASFFLEGRWVQKNPELAKMIVEAGHEVGNHSYTHPDMSKISEAKIREEITKTNDVIEATTGKKVTWLAPPSGYYNDAVVRIAKEQKLGTLMWSVDTIDWQKPSPDVLLQRVMSKVHNGAMILMHPTESTSSSLDRLITQIKQKDLEINTVTEMLSEERSISDNE from the coding sequence ATGAAAAGAATAATTCCGATGGCTGGTATCCTATTAGCAGCATGGATTGTTGTAAACAATCCATTATCCAATACATATGTAGCAAGTTTGGTCGATAACCGTGAAAGCATTACAGTATCTAAAGATAGCAGTAATCTATTAGAAACAATTGAAAGTAATGCAAAGAAATATCGTGTCGATGCTGTCGACGCTAAAATTGATCCTGTTTGGAAAGCAATTCCTGGCATTAATGGACTTGAGGTCGACATTAAGGCTTCTTATAATAAGATGAAAAAAGATGGCGTTTTTGATGAACATAAACTCGTCTATAAACAATTAAAGCCCGAGATTCACCTCAACGATTTATCTGCATCTCCTATTTATAAAGGCAATCCTGAAAAAGAAATGGTGAGTTTTCTTATTAATGTTGCGTGGGGAAATGAGTATTTACCTGATATTTTGGCAACTTTAAAAAAGCAGAATGTTAAAGCAAGCTTTTTTCTTGAAGGAAGATGGGTCCAAAAAAATCCTGAGCTGGCAAAAATGATTGTGGAAGCAGGGCATGAGGTAGGGAACCATTCCTATACACATCCTGATATGAGTAAAATAAGTGAAGCAAAAATCAGAGAAGAAATTACAAAAACCAATGATGTGATTGAAGCAACGACTGGCAAAAAGGTGACATGGCTTGCTCCTCCAAGCGGTTATTATAATGACGCGGTGGTGCGGATTGCAAAGGAACAGAAGCTTGGCACCTTAATGTGGTCTGTTGATACGATAGATTGGCAAAAACCAAGTCCTGACGTGCTACTGCAGCGTGTCATGAGTAAGGTCCATAATGGTGCGATGATATTAATGCATCCAACAGAATCTACCTCAAGCAGCTTAGATAGACTTATAACCCAGATAAAGCAGAAGGATTTAGAGATTAATACTGTCACAGAAATGCTTAGCGAGGAACGTTCTATTTCAGATAACGAATAG
- the asd gene encoding aspartate-semialdehyde dehydrogenase: MEQKKGFNVAVVGATGAVGQQMIKTLESRDFPISKLTLLSSKRSAGTKVTYKGTEITVEEATPESFNGIDIALFSAGGGVSKELAPHAVRHGAIVVDNTSAFRMDENVPLVVPEVNEEDLHKHNGIIANPNCSTIQMVVALQPLREKYGLTKVLVSTYQAVSGSGAAAVEELHSQTKAIINGESFEPTILPVKSDKKHYQIAFNAIPQIDVFTENGFTYEEMKMINETKKIMHDENLKVAATCVRIPVATGHSESVYFEVDATDVTASDVQSLLKEAPGVILQDDIQNQVYPMPADCVGQNDVFVGRIRKDLDAENGFHMWVVSDNLLKGAAWNSVQIAESLVKLGLVK, encoded by the coding sequence ATGGAGCAGAAAAAAGGATTTAATGTAGCAGTAGTTGGAGCAACTGGAGCAGTCGGACAACAAATGATTAAAACATTGGAAAGCAGAGATTTTCCTATTTCAAAATTAACTCTTTTGTCTTCAAAGCGTTCTGCAGGGACAAAGGTTACTTATAAAGGTACTGAAATTACTGTAGAAGAGGCAACGCCTGAGAGCTTCAATGGAATTGACATTGCATTATTCTCAGCAGGCGGTGGTGTATCGAAGGAGCTTGCTCCACATGCTGTTCGTCACGGGGCAATAGTTGTTGATAACACAAGTGCATTCCGCATGGATGAGAATGTACCTTTAGTCGTTCCGGAAGTAAATGAAGAGGATTTGCACAAGCATAATGGAATTATTGCAAATCCAAACTGTTCTACTATTCAAATGGTTGTAGCTTTACAGCCTTTGCGAGAAAAATACGGTTTGACAAAAGTACTAGTATCCACATATCAAGCTGTATCAGGTTCAGGAGCGGCTGCTGTTGAGGAGCTTCACAGCCAAACAAAAGCAATCATCAACGGAGAAAGCTTTGAGCCGACAATCCTTCCAGTTAAAAGTGATAAAAAGCATTACCAAATCGCTTTTAATGCCATTCCGCAAATTGACGTATTTACGGAAAATGGATTTACGTATGAAGAAATGAAAATGATTAATGAAACGAAAAAAATTATGCATGATGAGAACCTGAAGGTTGCTGCAACATGTGTAAGAATACCAGTTGCTACAGGTCACTCTGAGTCTGTTTACTTTGAAGTGGACGCAACAGATGTAACAGCAAGTGATGTTCAAAGCTTGCTTAAAGAGGCTCCGGGTGTTATCCTACAGGACGACATTCAAAATCAAGTATATCCAATGCCGGCTGATTGTGTCGGACAAAATGATGTATTTGTTGGACGTATTCGCAAAGACCTTGATGCAGAAAACGGTTTTCATATGTGGGTTGTTTCAGACAACCTGCTAAAAGGTGCTGCTTGGAATTCAGTTCAAATTGCTGAAAGTCTTGTTAAGCTAGGACTAGTGAAATAA
- the pnp gene encoding polyribonucleotide nucleotidyltransferase translates to MGQDKHVYSIDWAGRKLTVEIGQLAKQANGAALVRYGDTAVLSTATASKEPKNLDFFPLTVNYEERLYAVGKIPGGFIKREGRPSERAILASRLIDRPIRPLFADGFRNEVQVVSLVMSVDQDCTSEMAAMFGSSLALSVSDIPFGGPIAGVYVGRINGEFIINPTVEQAEKSDINLAVAGTKDAINMVEAGALEVPEEVMLEAIMFGHDEIKKLIEFQEKIVAEIGKEKVDVVLYELDKDIEAEVRALCESEMLNAIRVQEKHAREAAIKVVKNSVLEKLEAEEADEDKLKQVKQILDKLVKNEVRRLITEDKVRPDGRGLEEIRPLSSEVDLLPRTHGSGLFTRGQTQALSICTLGALGDVQILDGLGVEEEKRFMHHYNFPNFSVGETGPMRGPGRREIGHGALGERALEPIIPSEKDFPYTIRLVSEVLESNGSTSQASICASTLAMMDAGVPIKAAVAGIAMGLIKSGEHYSILTDIQGMEDHLGDMDFKVAGTSKGVTALQMDIKIDGLSRQILEEALQQAKIGRMQILESMLATIQTPREELSTYAPKILMMAINPDKIRDVIGPSGKQINKIIEETGVKIDIEQDGTVFISSVDDEMNKKAKSIIEDIVREVVVGQMYLGKVKRIEKFGAFVEIFNGKDGLVHISELAEERIGKVEDVVAIGDEILVKVTEIDKQGRVNLSRKAVLKEQKEQKEQAEDAK, encoded by the coding sequence ATGGGACAAGATAAACATGTCTATTCAATTGACTGGGCTGGCAGGAAGCTTACAGTCGAAATCGGCCAATTGGCAAAGCAAGCAAACGGCGCAGCATTGGTGCGTTACGGGGATACTGCTGTTTTAAGTACTGCAACAGCATCTAAAGAACCGAAAAATTTAGACTTTTTCCCTTTAACAGTTAACTATGAAGAGCGTTTATATGCAGTTGGTAAAATACCTGGCGGCTTCATTAAAAGAGAAGGAAGACCAAGTGAAAGAGCAATTCTTGCGAGCCGTTTGATTGATAGACCAATCCGTCCGTTATTTGCAGATGGTTTCCGTAATGAAGTTCAAGTTGTCAGCCTTGTAATGAGCGTTGATCAAGATTGCACGTCTGAAATGGCAGCAATGTTTGGATCATCATTGGCATTATCTGTATCAGATATTCCTTTTGGCGGACCAATTGCTGGTGTCTACGTTGGAAGAATTAATGGCGAGTTCATCATCAACCCAACAGTGGAACAAGCTGAGAAAAGCGATATCAACCTTGCTGTAGCTGGAACAAAAGATGCTATTAACATGGTTGAAGCAGGCGCTTTAGAAGTACCTGAAGAAGTAATGCTTGAAGCAATTATGTTTGGCCATGACGAAATTAAAAAGCTGATTGAATTCCAAGAAAAAATCGTGGCAGAAATTGGCAAAGAAAAAGTGGATGTTGTTCTTTATGAGCTGGACAAAGATATTGAAGCAGAAGTTCGTGCACTTTGTGAATCAGAAATGCTTAATGCAATCAGAGTTCAAGAAAAGCATGCACGTGAAGCTGCAATTAAAGTCGTGAAAAATTCTGTTCTAGAGAAATTGGAAGCGGAAGAAGCGGATGAGGACAAGTTGAAGCAAGTGAAGCAAATTCTTGATAAACTTGTTAAGAATGAAGTTCGCCGCCTTATTACAGAAGATAAAGTAAGACCTGATGGACGCGGTTTAGAAGAAATTCGCCCACTTTCATCTGAAGTTGATTTGCTTCCTCGTACACATGGATCTGGCCTGTTTACACGCGGACAAACGCAAGCACTTAGCATTTGTACATTAGGTGCATTAGGAGATGTTCAGATTTTGGACGGTCTTGGTGTGGAAGAAGAAAAACGCTTTATGCATCATTATAACTTCCCGAACTTCAGTGTAGGGGAAACAGGACCAATGCGTGGACCTGGACGCCGTGAAATTGGACATGGAGCCCTTGGTGAAAGAGCATTAGAACCAATTATTCCATCCGAGAAGGATTTCCCATATACAATTCGTCTTGTTTCAGAAGTATTGGAATCTAATGGATCAACTTCTCAAGCGAGCATTTGTGCAAGTACACTTGCGATGATGGATGCTGGTGTACCAATTAAGGCTGCAGTTGCTGGAATTGCTATGGGTCTGATTAAATCAGGTGAGCATTACAGCATCTTAACAGATATTCAAGGTATGGAAGACCACCTTGGCGATATGGACTTTAAAGTTGCAGGTACATCTAAGGGTGTTACAGCACTTCAAATGGATATTAAAATTGACGGGTTATCAAGACAAATTCTAGAAGAAGCATTACAACAGGCTAAAATCGGCCGCATGCAAATTCTTGAATCAATGCTTGCAACAATTCAAACTCCAAGAGAAGAATTGTCCACTTATGCACCAAAAATCTTGATGATGGCAATTAACCCAGATAAAATCCGTGATGTTATTGGGCCAAGCGGTAAACAAATCAATAAAATCATTGAAGAAACTGGCGTGAAAATTGATATTGAACAAGATGGTACAGTGTTTATTTCTTCAGTTGATGACGAAATGAACAAAAAAGCAAAATCAATCATTGAAGATATTGTCCGCGAGGTTGTTGTTGGACAAATGTATCTTGGTAAAGTAAAACGAATTGAAAAGTTCGGTGCTTTTGTTGAAATCTTCAACGGTAAAGACGGTTTAGTTCATATCTCTGAACTTGCAGAAGAACGTATCGGCAAGGTCGAGGATGTTGTTGCAATCGGTGATGAAATTCTTGTGAAGGTAACAGAAATCGACAAGCAGGGCAGAGTAAATCTTTCCCGCAAAGCCGTATTAAAAGAGCAAAAAGAGCAAAAAGAACAGGCTGAAGACGCAAAATAA
- the ribF gene encoding bifunctional riboflavin kinase/FAD synthetase produces the protein MKVARIDNIENMHSMDFPPLVMALGYFDGVHLGHQKVIGEAKKVADELGIKTGVMTFDPHPSLVLSKEKKQIGLITSLDTKIAEMEKLGVDYLFIIQFTKEFAALQPQQFVDQYLVGLHAKHVVAGFDYSYGLRAAGTSETLKEHSRGQFGITIISKETFEGEKVSSTLIRSHINAGAMEKIPMLLGRYYSIHGRVIHGDKRGRTIGFPTANVEAAGEEIIPPQGVYAVKVLVDGKWYEGVCNVGTKPTFHPGKTVQSIEAHIFDFNQEIYDKTITIEWHIRIRSEKKFNGIQELVEQIAKDKQTAIEYFSTLNV, from the coding sequence TTGAAAGTAGCAAGAATAGATAATATTGAAAATATGCATTCCATGGATTTTCCTCCCCTAGTTATGGCATTGGGCTACTTTGACGGTGTCCACCTTGGCCATCAAAAGGTCATAGGGGAAGCAAAAAAAGTAGCAGATGAACTAGGGATAAAAACAGGTGTTATGACATTTGATCCACATCCGTCATTGGTTTTGTCAAAAGAAAAAAAGCAAATTGGTCTAATTACTTCATTAGATACAAAAATAGCTGAAATGGAAAAGCTGGGCGTTGATTACTTGTTTATTATTCAGTTCACAAAGGAATTCGCCGCATTGCAGCCACAACAGTTTGTTGATCAATACTTAGTCGGACTTCATGCAAAGCATGTTGTCGCAGGCTTCGATTATTCGTATGGCTTAAGGGCAGCAGGCACTTCTGAAACATTAAAGGAGCATTCCCGCGGTCAATTCGGTATTACCATAATCAGTAAGGAAACCTTTGAGGGAGAGAAAGTTAGCTCTACTCTTATCAGATCTCATATTAATGCTGGAGCTATGGAGAAGATTCCAATGCTGCTTGGTCGTTATTACAGCATCCATGGCCGTGTCATTCACGGAGATAAGCGCGGAAGAACAATCGGTTTTCCAACAGCAAATGTAGAGGCTGCTGGTGAGGAAATTATTCCTCCTCAAGGGGTTTATGCAGTGAAGGTATTGGTTGACGGAAAATGGTATGAAGGGGTTTGTAATGTTGGTACGAAACCTACATTCCATCCGGGAAAAACAGTTCAGTCCATTGAAGCGCATATCTTTGATTTTAATCAAGAAATATATGATAAGACGATAACGATTGAATGGCATATAAGGATAAGAAGCGAAAAGAAATTTAATGGCATACAAGAGCTTGTTGAGCAAATTGCCAAGGATAAACAGACAGCAATTGAATATTTTTCAACACTTAATGTTTAA
- a CDS encoding YlmC/YmxH family sporulation protein, which produces MRLSELSGKELVDVKNAVRLGMLGQTDLEINEKDGQIKTLLIPSLKWFGFRKTGDELRVPWSHIKKIGTDMIIVDIPNKDEPT; this is translated from the coding sequence ATGAGACTAAGCGAATTGAGCGGAAAAGAGCTTGTGGATGTCAAAAACGCCGTCCGTCTTGGCATGCTCGGACAAACCGATTTGGAGATTAATGAAAAGGATGGGCAAATCAAAACATTGCTGATTCCCTCTCTTAAGTGGTTTGGCTTCCGCAAAACAGGGGACGAACTACGAGTGCCTTGGTCCCACATAAAAAAAATCGGCACTGACATGATTATTGTCGATATTCCAAATAAGGATGAACCGACTTAA
- the rpsO gene encoding 30S ribosomal protein S15 — protein sequence MAITQERKNELINEYKTHENDTGSPEVQIAVLTESINNLNDHLRTHKKDHHSRRGLLKMVGRRRNLLTYLRNKDVQRYRVLITKLGLRR from the coding sequence ATGGCAATCACTCAAGAACGTAAAAACGAACTTATCAATGAGTACAAAACGCATGAGAACGATACTGGATCTCCAGAAGTTCAAATCGCTGTCCTTACTGAGTCTATCAACAATCTGAATGATCATTTACGTACACACAAGAAGGATCATCACTCACGTCGTGGTCTTTTGAAAATGGTAGGTAGACGTCGTAATCTACTAACTTACCTACGTAATAAAGACGTTCAACGTTACCGTGTTTTAATCACTAAACTTGGTCTACGTAGATAG